A genomic segment from Nematostella vectensis chromosome 6, jaNemVect1.1, whole genome shotgun sequence encodes:
- the LOC116612488 gene encoding monocarboxylate transporter 10-like, with protein sequence MNVAIIQMFQSVKQPNSRWSWLVCFASFCVHFLGGGVKNSFGTMFLALLREFKRSELETAWVGSFAIGMTYFCGPVSAALCERFGCRIIACVGCLLFMTASLITSYMSSIIPMYFTFGFMGGFGFSFMYFSSLFVLMQYFTDKLSLANGVVLAGSGCGSMAFSLLLGKMCSLYGVHAGFKTMAVAGVIGVLASSVYHPTVSDDEGELLVEGIDKDHERIPFRLRCYDAVKPGLHWQNKAFLLWTVSLGLVFFAVFIPYLYLVQIAKLRGIPPSQGSLMVGLMCISGTVGKIVFGRLADVRWVNRLYLLQASLVVIAIGAFVFPFLRSYPGLLTYALLHGFIDSGSGVMFGLITRDIVGKEMMAAALGSMYGVVAIPLTAGPPVAGLMYESLGSYNAVYYLAAALTLTGAALMTFIPRLSRAHRARLEKLLLTYDDPSETALIVDDQKLAELLGFNSPGEMMLSKIRARLDSVTESVISRRSSSFVGIFGIVGGDNYRDVSSYNSRLDPDTLSAIDVSVLGTRRSSRQGSMLSRHSSILGRHGSILSRTHSEMGRPGSMISRQSSLRGTPSPEHVPLTTALEPIEEVQADVSAKPADTPMRVSSLPTVTEEESVLT encoded by the exons ATGAATGTCGCAATAATACAGATGTTCCAGTCTGTGAAGCAACCAAATTCAAGATGGTCTTGGCTGGTGTGTTTCGCTTCCTTTTGCGTACACTTTCTCGGCGGAGGAGTAAAGAATTCTTTTGGAACGATGTTTTTGGCTCTCCTTAGAGAATTTAAACGAAGCGAACTAGAAACAG CATGGGTTGGCTCCTTTGCCATTGGCATGACCTACTTCTGTGGCCCTGTGTCTGCTGCTCTGTGTGAGCGGTTTGGCTGCCGTATTATAGCATGTGTAGGCTGCCTTCTATTCATGACGGCATCACTCATAACATCATATATGTCAAGCATTATTCCCATGTACTTCACGTTTGGGTTTATGGGTGGATTTGGCTTCAGTTTTATGTATTTCTCCTCTCTATTTGTACTCATGCAATACTTCACTGATAAACTATCACTTGCGAATGGAGTTGTCTTGGCTGGTTCAGGGTGTGGCTCCATGGCCTTCAGCCTTCTTTTAGGCAAGATGTGTTCACTATATGGTGTACATGCCGGATTCAAGACTATGGCTGTAGCGGGTGTCATTGGGGTTCTGGCAAGCTCGGTGTACCACCCTACAGTGAGTGATGATGAAGGGGAGCTCCTAGTTGAGGGTATTGATAAGGATCACGAGCGCATACCCTTTAGACTGAGATGTTATGATGCTGTCAAGCCTGGGCTTCATTGGCAAAACAAGGCATTCCTATTGTGGACTGTTAGCCTTGGTCTGGTGTTTTTTGCTGTCTTTATTCCATACCTGTATTTG GTCCAGATTGCCAAGCTCAGAGGGATCCCCCCGTCTCAGGGTAGTCTCATGGTTGGCCTTATGTGTATCAGTGGGACTGTTGGCAAAATCGTGTTTGGGAGGCTTGCTGATGTGCGCTGGGTGAACCGGCTTTATTTGCTCCAAGCCTCTCTAGTTGTCATCGCTATTGGAGCCTTCGTCTTCCCGTTCTTGCGCTCATACCCAGGCCTGCTCACCTATGCTTTGCTCCATGGGTTCATAGATAGCGGATCTGGAGTCATGTTTGGGCTCATAACTAGGGATATTGTCGGCAAAGAAATGATGGCTGCCGCGCTTGGTAGTATGTATGGGGTGGTTGCGATACCATTGACTGCTGGGCCTCCTGTGGCAG GGCTGATGTATGAAAGCCTCGGCTCGTATAACGCCGTCTATTATCTGGCCGCGGCTTTGACCTTGACTGGTGCCGCCCTTATGACCTTTATCCCGCGACTTTCACGTGCCCATCGCGCGAGGCTCGAGAAGTTACTCCTCACCTACGACGATCCTTCCGAGACGGCATTGATTGTTGACGATCAGAAGCTCGCCGAGCTGCTCGGGTTCAACTCGCCGGGAGAGATGATGCTCTCGAAAATCCGGGCAAGGCTCGACTCGGTTACAGAGTCGGTGATCTCGCGTCGATCTTCCAGCTTCGTGGGAATATTCGGAATTGTCGGTGGCGATAATTATCGCGATGTGTCTTCGTACAACAGTCGGCTTGACCCGGATACCCTCAGTGCTATTGATGTGTCTGTTTTAGGAACCAGGCGATCGTCTCGTCAGGGATCGATGCTGTCTCGGCATAGTTCGATTCTTGGGCGGCATGGATCAATATTATCTCGAACGCATTCGGAGATGGGTCGGCCAGGATCGATGATATCTCGGCAAAGCTCGTTACGGGGAACTCCCTCGCCTGAGCATGTACCGCTTACTACTGCCCTAGAACCAATAGAAGAGGTTCAAGCCGATGTGAGTGCCAAGCCAGCGGATACCCCGATGAGGGTGTCCAGTCTTCCAACGGTCACTGAAGAAGAATCCGTTCTAACTtaa
- the LOC5514990 gene encoding uridylate-specific endoribonuclease B — translation MHNWVCFYREEKKEADYEGFIVANTAEPRIVTARFKYRTVQKPIGGFFVGTSPEFELSLYTTCFLKYPNGKCTCQMNGKKVKIITYRDRRTSLVATAYPVV, via the exons ATGCATAACTGGGTTTGCTTTTATCGCGAGGAGAAGAAGGAGGCTGACTACGAGGGCTTCATTGTCGCAAATACAGCAGAG CCCCGTATAGTGACAGCTCGGTTCAAGTACCGCACCGTCCAGAAGCCGATCGGCGGTTTTTTCGTCGGAACAAGCCCAGAATTCGAACTGTCTCTCTACACCACGTGCTTCCTCAAGTACCCTAACGGAAAGTGTACCTGCCAAATGAACGGGAAAAAGGTCAAGATCATAACGTACAGGGACAGAAGAACGTCACTTGTTGCTACTGCCTACCCTGTGGTTTAG